In a genomic window of Procambarus clarkii isolate CNS0578487 chromosome 12, FALCON_Pclarkii_2.0, whole genome shotgun sequence:
- the LOC138364025 gene encoding uncharacterized protein, translating into MEELYLEPTVGVVEKALDSLPSGKVPGGDGISPEVLKCARGTLKTELHELLCQCWREVRFHKTRDMQSSPLYKKATSDVNNYRGISTASSANSSPGASWSGFIFLLKECTLSHSTVSDQGGKPLTVFSLRQLQEKCWEQRKFLYFAFTDLTKAFDRVIRDGLFKILAKIGCPPTLLSMIQSFHKDMNGTVLYNGCIF; encoded by the coding sequence atggaagaactttaTCTTGAACCAACTGTGGGAGTAGTTGAGAAAGCACTGGATTCACTTCCCTCAGGGAAGGTCCCAGGAGGTGACGGGATttcgcctgaagttctcaagtgcgctcgtggaacacttaaaactgagcttcatgaacttctgtgccagtgctggagggaagtTCGGTTCCACAAGACACGAGATATGCAATCATCACCACTCTACAAAAAGGCGACAAGCGATGTCAACAACTATAGAGGCATCTCTACAGCGTCGTcggcaaactcttcgccaggAGCGTCTTGGTCAGGCTTCATATTCTTGCTGAAAGAGTGTACCCTGAGTCACAGTACAGTTTCCGATCAGGGAGGTAAACCACTGACGGtattctccctgagacagcttcaagaaaagtgctgGGAGCAGAGAAAATTCCTGTACTTCGCCTTCactgaccttacaaaggccttcgaccgCGTGAttagggacggactcttcaagatcttggccaaaattggctgcccacccaccctactcagcatgatacaatctttccacaaggacatgaatgGAACAGTCTTGTACAACGGCTGCATTTTCTGA